The Thermobispora bispora DSM 43833 genome window below encodes:
- a CDS encoding NHL repeat-containing protein, whose amino-acid sequence MSAPEVIEGDVAAGWAPRTWLGAPAPGGLALPPAAPTMAWLYSPRGVYLDDRHLVVADSGNHRVLIWHGVPEEDERPADVVLGQPDGTSEGPAAGGRGPEHGLHLPTGVLIHDGRLIVADAWHHRVLIWDEVPRRSGRRPDLVLGQPDLGSAEPNRGGECSARSMYWPYGVAVVGGRFYVADTGNRRVLGWAGGIPSSPDEPPDLILGQPGPAEREENRGEGVGPASFRWPHGITGTPELLLVADAGNHRVLGWRPHPGGDRGADLVLGQPDPYTAAEFPYGPQRADRLRFPYAASLDGDRLAVADTANNRILLWHGVPTASGQAADAVLGQPSFTANGENRWSGVARDTLCWPYGLWLHGDLLAVADSGNNRVVIWQRA is encoded by the coding sequence ATGAGCGCGCCGGAGGTCATCGAAGGGGACGTGGCCGCGGGCTGGGCACCGCGCACCTGGCTCGGCGCCCCGGCGCCCGGCGGCCTCGCGCTGCCCCCGGCGGCGCCGACGATGGCCTGGCTGTACTCGCCGCGCGGGGTGTACCTCGACGACCGGCACCTGGTGGTGGCCGACTCGGGGAACCACCGGGTGCTGATCTGGCACGGCGTCCCGGAGGAGGACGAGCGGCCCGCCGACGTGGTGCTCGGCCAGCCCGACGGCACCAGCGAAGGCCCGGCCGCGGGCGGGCGCGGCCCCGAGCACGGCCTCCACCTGCCGACCGGGGTGCTGATCCACGACGGGCGGCTGATCGTCGCCGACGCCTGGCACCACCGCGTGCTCATCTGGGACGAGGTGCCGCGCCGGTCCGGCCGGCGGCCCGACCTGGTGCTCGGCCAGCCGGACCTCGGCTCGGCCGAGCCGAACCGGGGCGGGGAGTGCTCGGCGCGCTCGATGTACTGGCCGTACGGCGTGGCCGTGGTGGGCGGCCGGTTCTATGTGGCCGACACGGGCAACCGGCGGGTCCTCGGCTGGGCGGGCGGAATCCCGTCCTCCCCGGACGAGCCGCCCGACCTGATCCTCGGCCAGCCCGGCCCCGCCGAGCGCGAGGAGAACCGCGGGGAGGGGGTCGGCCCGGCGAGCTTCCGCTGGCCGCACGGCATCACCGGCACGCCGGAGCTGCTGCTCGTCGCCGACGCGGGCAACCACCGGGTGCTCGGCTGGCGCCCGCACCCCGGCGGCGACCGCGGCGCGGACCTGGTGCTCGGCCAGCCGGACCCGTACACCGCGGCGGAGTTCCCGTACGGGCCGCAGCGGGCGGACCGGCTCCGCTTCCCCTACGCGGCCTCCCTCGACGGGGATCGCCTCGCGGTGGCCGACACGGCCAACAACCGGATCCTGCTCTGGCACGGCGTGCCCACCGCCTCGGGGCAGGCCGCGGACGCCGTGCTGGGGCAGCCGTCCTTCACGGCGAACGGGGAGAACCGGTGGTCCGGCGTGGCCCGGGACACGCTGTGCTGGCCGTACGGGCTGTGGCTGCACGGCGACCTGCTGGCCGTCGCGGATTCGGGGAACAACAGGGTCGTGATCTGGCAGCGGGCATGA
- the hypF gene encoding carbamoyltransferase HypF — protein sequence MTHTRELPRTAGGRETTRRLRLTVEGVVQGVGFRPFVYRLATELGATGFVGNDSRSVFAEIQGPEPVVDEFLRRLRADAPPLARITAVRSEAIPPDPAETGFRIVASRDAGGARTLVPPDVAVCRDCVRELFDPADRRYRHPFITCTNCGPRYTIIRSLPYDRPATTMAGFPMCDACAAEYHDPADRRFHAQPLCCPDCGPRLTLRTPDGVVEGTDAALAAAQRLLAAGRIVAVKGVGGYHLACRAADERAVRTLRERKARAGKAFAVMARDLATARRLAGIGPAEAAALTGPAAPIVLLTRRPDAPVAEGVAPDNPLIGVMLPYSPLHHLLFAPVPGEAGWVPDVLVMTSANVSDEPICFDDEDARTRLPRLADAVLTHDRPIHVPCDDSVIRIVDGEELPIRRSRGYAPPVRLGRPVEPVLAVGGELKNTLCLTSGRQAFCSAHIGDMGSLDTLRAVERSAAHLADLYDVRPAHVAADLHPGYHTRRWAEERAGDRPLHLVQHHHAHVVSLLAEHDRVGEPIIGVAFDGTGYGTDGTVWGGEVLLLGRDSHRFTRVGHLRPVPLPGGDAGVRNPCRIALAHLATAGIPWDDDLPPVRACEAAELRVVRAQLDRGFGCAPCTSMGRLFDAVSSLLGVRHRITYEGQAAIELEALATTAQGTPPPLRIEVGPDGVLDPAPLLHGLVAGLRDGVPVADLAAAFHEAVAVAVTELVTRAGEEHGVRLAGLTGGVFQNVLLLRSCRDRLRSAGFEVLTHRVVPPNDGGLALGQAVVAALRASEKEE from the coding sequence ATGACGCACACGAGGGAGCTTCCCAGGACGGCCGGCGGCCGCGAGACCACGCGGCGGCTCCGGCTGACGGTCGAGGGGGTCGTGCAGGGGGTCGGCTTCCGGCCGTTCGTCTACCGGCTCGCCACCGAGCTCGGCGCCACCGGGTTCGTCGGCAACGACTCCCGGTCGGTCTTCGCGGAGATCCAGGGGCCGGAGCCGGTGGTGGACGAGTTCCTCCGGCGGCTGCGGGCCGACGCGCCGCCGCTCGCGCGGATCACCGCGGTCCGCTCCGAGGCGATCCCGCCCGACCCGGCGGAGACCGGGTTCCGGATCGTGGCCAGCCGGGACGCCGGCGGCGCCCGCACCCTGGTCCCCCCGGACGTGGCGGTGTGCCGCGACTGCGTGCGCGAGCTGTTCGACCCGGCCGACCGGCGGTACCGGCACCCGTTCATCACCTGCACCAACTGCGGCCCCCGGTACACGATCATCCGGTCGCTGCCGTACGACCGGCCGGCGACCACCATGGCGGGCTTCCCGATGTGCGACGCGTGCGCCGCCGAGTACCACGACCCCGCCGACCGGCGCTTCCACGCCCAGCCGCTCTGCTGCCCGGACTGCGGGCCGCGGCTCACCCTGCGCACTCCGGACGGGGTGGTCGAGGGCACCGACGCCGCGCTCGCCGCCGCGCAGCGGCTGCTCGCCGCGGGCCGGATCGTCGCGGTGAAGGGGGTGGGCGGCTACCACCTCGCCTGCCGGGCCGCGGACGAGCGCGCGGTGCGGACCCTGCGGGAGCGCAAGGCGCGGGCCGGGAAGGCGTTCGCGGTCATGGCCCGGGACCTGGCCACGGCCCGGCGGCTCGCCGGGATCGGCCCGGCCGAGGCCGCCGCGCTCACCGGGCCGGCCGCGCCGATCGTGCTGCTCACCCGCCGGCCGGACGCGCCCGTGGCCGAGGGCGTCGCCCCGGACAACCCGCTGATCGGGGTGATGCTCCCCTACTCCCCGCTGCACCACCTGCTGTTCGCCCCGGTCCCCGGCGAGGCGGGGTGGGTCCCCGACGTGCTGGTGATGACCAGCGCCAACGTCTCCGACGAACCGATCTGCTTCGACGACGAGGACGCCCGCACCCGGCTGCCCCGGCTCGCCGACGCCGTGCTCACCCACGACCGGCCGATCCACGTGCCGTGCGACGACTCGGTGATCCGGATCGTGGACGGGGAGGAGCTCCCGATCCGCCGCTCGCGCGGCTACGCCCCGCCGGTCCGGCTGGGCCGCCCGGTCGAGCCGGTGCTCGCCGTGGGCGGCGAGCTGAAGAACACCCTCTGCCTCACCTCGGGCCGGCAGGCGTTCTGCTCGGCGCACATCGGGGACATGGGGAGCCTGGACACGCTCCGCGCGGTCGAGCGGTCGGCCGCTCACCTCGCGGACCTGTACGACGTGCGGCCCGCCCACGTCGCCGCCGACCTGCACCCCGGCTACCACACCCGGCGCTGGGCCGAGGAGCGGGCGGGCGACCGGCCGCTCCACCTGGTCCAGCACCACCACGCGCACGTGGTCTCGCTGCTCGCCGAGCACGACCGGGTCGGCGAGCCGATCATCGGGGTCGCCTTCGACGGCACCGGCTACGGCACCGACGGGACCGTCTGGGGCGGCGAGGTGCTGCTGCTCGGCCGGGACAGCCACCGGTTCACCCGGGTCGGGCACCTGCGCCCGGTGCCGCTGCCCGGCGGCGACGCCGGGGTGCGCAACCCCTGCCGGATCGCGCTCGCCCACCTCGCCACCGCGGGCATCCCCTGGGACGACGACCTCCCGCCGGTGCGGGCCTGCGAGGCGGCCGAGCTCCGCGTGGTGCGCGCCCAGCTCGACCGGGGGTTCGGCTGCGCCCCGTGCACCAGCATGGGGCGGCTGTTCGACGCGGTCTCCTCCCTGCTGGGGGTGCGCCACCGGATCACCTACGAGGGGCAGGCGGCGATCGAGCTGGAGGCGCTTGCCACCACCGCGCAGGGGACCCCGCCGCCGCTGCGGATCGAGGTCGGCCCGGACGGGGTGCTCGACCCCGCTCCGCTGCTCCACGGCCTGGTGGCCGGGCTGCGCGACGGCGTCCCGGTCGCCGACCTCGCCGCCGCCTTCCACGAGGCGGTCGCGGTGGCGGTCACCGAGCTGGTGACCCGGGCCGGCGAGGAGCACGGGGTACGGCTCGCCGGGCTGACCGGGGGCGTGTTCCAGAACGTGCTGCTGCTGCGGTCCTGCCGGGATCGGCTGCGATCGGCCGGGTTCGAGGTGCTCACCCACCGCGTCGTACCGCCCAACGACGGTGGGCTCGCCCTCGGGCAGGCGGTGGTCGCCGCGCTGCGGGCGAGTGAGAAGGAGGAGTGA
- the hypE gene encoding hydrogenase expression/formation protein HypE, giving the protein MSVDEKRRGRERTGPVVREEQVLEKIEAFRRRRPRLLEDVVTMAHGAGGKASAALVDAVFLEAFRNKELERRCDGAVLPLPSGESLAFSTDSFVVHPLRFPGGSIGHLAIHGTVNDLAVMGARPAWISAAFVIEEGFPIEQLRAIAADMAEAAKAADVEVVTGDTKVVSAGAADGLYITTAGVGLIPPGRELSGDRVRPGDRVLLSGTMGDHGAAVMLARGDLGIEGEIKSDTAPVNGLVEALLTAAPSTRWLRDPTRGGVGTVCNELAMETGLGVVLDEASLPVSPQVNGVCELLGIDPIYVANEGKVLAVVAPEETDAALAAMREHPLGRDAVVIGEITDRLSATVAVRTAFGGTRIVDMLVGDPLPRIC; this is encoded by the coding sequence ATGAGCGTCGATGAGAAGCGGCGGGGCCGCGAGCGGACCGGCCCGGTGGTCCGCGAGGAGCAGGTGCTGGAGAAGATCGAGGCGTTCCGCCGCCGCCGGCCGCGCCTGCTGGAGGACGTGGTCACCATGGCGCACGGGGCGGGCGGCAAGGCGTCCGCGGCGCTGGTCGACGCGGTCTTCCTCGAGGCGTTCCGCAACAAGGAGCTCGAGCGGCGCTGCGACGGGGCGGTGCTGCCGCTGCCCTCGGGGGAGTCCCTGGCGTTCAGCACCGACTCCTTCGTGGTGCACCCGCTCCGGTTCCCGGGCGGCTCGATCGGCCACCTCGCGATCCACGGCACCGTGAACGACCTGGCGGTGATGGGCGCCCGGCCCGCCTGGATCTCGGCGGCCTTCGTGATCGAGGAGGGCTTCCCCATCGAGCAGCTGCGCGCCATCGCCGCGGACATGGCCGAGGCGGCCAAGGCCGCCGACGTGGAGGTGGTCACCGGGGACACCAAGGTGGTGAGCGCCGGCGCCGCGGACGGGCTGTACATCACCACCGCCGGGGTGGGGCTGATCCCGCCCGGGCGGGAGCTCTCCGGCGACCGGGTACGGCCCGGCGACCGCGTGCTGCTCTCCGGGACCATGGGCGACCACGGGGCCGCGGTCATGCTCGCCCGGGGCGACCTCGGCATCGAGGGGGAGATCAAGTCCGACACGGCCCCGGTGAACGGCCTGGTCGAGGCGCTCCTCACCGCCGCGCCGAGCACCCGCTGGCTGCGCGACCCCACCCGGGGCGGGGTCGGCACGGTCTGCAACGAGCTCGCCATGGAGACCGGGCTCGGCGTGGTCCTCGACGAGGCGTCGCTCCCGGTGTCCCCGCAGGTGAACGGCGTCTGCGAGCTGCTCGGCATCGACCCGATCTACGTCGCCAACGAGGGCAAGGTGCTCGCGGTGGTGGCGCCCGAGGAGACCGACGCCGCGCTCGCCGCCATGCGGGAGCACCCGCTCGGCCGCGACGCCGTGGTCATCGGGGAGATCACCGACCGGCTGTCCGCGACCGTCGCGGTGCGCACGGCCTTCGGCGGCACCCGGATCGTGGACATGCTCGTCGGCGATCCGCTGCCCCGCATCTGCTGA
- a CDS encoding hydrogenase maturation protease, whose translation MTRLHREPAEGMEASGCRVLIVGCGNLLRGDDGVGPILIRHLWERGIPDGAQIVDGGTAGMDIGFRMRGARKVVIVDASRTGAQPGTIYRVPGPAVEQLPPLEGMNTHSFRWDHALAFAHWLLKDEYPEDVTVFLIEAERVDPGAELSPAVRRSMERVIEIIEEEFLAELGPPGRPTVEFTADGYLRMGPDLAARHFPGGSAVAVRRAGELWLYPLRGPQAGGLPLKQRTPAGDRSVLVREALDDRVPVGTRTAVWDGLHGALRIPLDAGA comes from the coding sequence ATGACGCGGCTCCACCGGGAGCCGGCCGAGGGCATGGAGGCGAGCGGGTGCCGGGTGCTCATCGTCGGGTGCGGCAACCTGCTCCGCGGCGACGACGGGGTGGGGCCGATCCTCATCCGGCATCTGTGGGAGCGCGGCATCCCCGATGGCGCGCAGATCGTCGACGGCGGCACCGCCGGGATGGACATCGGGTTCCGCATGCGCGGCGCCCGCAAGGTCGTGATCGTCGACGCGAGCCGGACCGGGGCCCAGCCCGGAACGATCTACCGGGTCCCCGGCCCGGCCGTCGAGCAGCTCCCTCCGCTGGAGGGCATGAACACCCACTCCTTCCGGTGGGATCACGCGCTCGCCTTCGCCCACTGGCTGCTCAAGGACGAGTACCCCGAGGACGTGACCGTGTTCCTGATCGAGGCGGAGCGCGTGGATCCGGGCGCCGAGCTGTCCCCGGCGGTACGGCGGTCGATGGAGAGGGTGATCGAGATCATCGAGGAGGAGTTCCTCGCCGAGCTGGGGCCGCCCGGCCGCCCGACGGTCGAGTTCACCGCGGACGGCTACCTGCGGATGGGCCCGGACCTCGCCGCCCGCCACTTCCCAGGCGGGTCGGCGGTGGCGGTCCGCCGGGCGGGCGAGCTGTGGCTGTACCCGCTGCGCGGGCCGCAGGCGGGCGGGCTTCCGCTGAAGCAGCGCACCCCGGCCGGTGACCGGTCCGTGCTGGTGCGGGAGGCGCTCGACGACCGGGTGCCGGTCGGCACCCGCACCGCCGTCTGGGACGGCCTGCACGGCGCCCTGCGCATCCCGCTCGACGCGGGGGCCTGA
- a CDS encoding HypC/HybG/HupF family hydrogenase formation chaperone, giving the protein MTAPVMPEQPLDEALAADLAATSLSLARRFAAGATLWSLSPAWEPHANHIAVEFVHPVIVGKRALPAVALTGPDPVGLARASVRPGDVILAVATAGDPVVRSVMRRAPAWGTTTIWIGHGPRPPAGAADHVLWLDDPDPRTPVTGRFVLLYHLLWELTHVCLEHPGLLTEPEAGCDGEVCVTCSDEGRLGEVISEAPDGRTLVRTAAGQELVDTMLVAPVAPGDLVLVHAGTAISRIDEEGEAR; this is encoded by the coding sequence ATGACCGCGCCCGTCATGCCGGAGCAGCCGCTGGACGAGGCGCTCGCCGCCGACCTCGCGGCCACCTCGCTCAGCCTCGCCCGCCGGTTCGCCGCGGGGGCGACGCTGTGGAGCCTGTCGCCCGCCTGGGAGCCGCACGCGAACCACATCGCCGTGGAGTTCGTCCACCCGGTCATCGTCGGCAAGCGCGCGCTGCCCGCGGTCGCGCTCACCGGCCCGGACCCGGTCGGCCTGGCCCGGGCGTCGGTCCGCCCCGGTGACGTGATCCTCGCGGTGGCCACGGCCGGCGACCCCGTGGTGCGGTCGGTGATGCGCCGCGCCCCGGCCTGGGGGACGACCACGATCTGGATCGGCCACGGTCCGCGGCCGCCGGCCGGCGCGGCCGACCACGTGCTCTGGCTGGACGACCCCGACCCCCGCACCCCGGTCACCGGACGGTTCGTCCTCCTCTACCACCTGCTCTGGGAGCTCACCCACGTCTGCCTGGAGCACCCGGGCCTGCTCACCGAGCCCGAGGCCGGGTGCGACGGCGAGGTCTGCGTCACCTGCTCGGACGAGGGCCGGCTCGGCGAGGTGATCTCCGAGGCCCCGGACGGCCGCACCCTGGTCCGCACCGCGGCGGGGCAGGAGCTCGTGGACACCATGCTCGTCGCCCCGGTGGCCCCGGGCGACCTCGTCCTGGTCCACGCCGGGACGGCGATCAGCCGGATCGATGAGGAGGGTGAGGCGCGATGA
- a CDS encoding nickel-dependent hydrogenase large subunit, protein MDLQVSPLGRVEGDLDVRVTLEDGVVTSAWTEASMFRGFEIILRGKDPQAGLIVCPRICGICGGSHLYKSAYALDVAWRTHLPHNATLIRNICQACETLQSIPRYFYALFAPDLTHKNYANSPLYDEAVRRFAPYVGTSYGPGVVLSQKPVEVYAIFGGQWPHSSFMVPGGVMCAPTLADVTRSIAILEHWKDNWLEKQWLGCSIDRWLENRTWDDVLAWVEENESHYNSDCGFFIRYAVDIGLDKYGAGVGNYIATGTYFEPSLYENPTIEGRNAALIARSGVYANGQWYEFDQARIREDVTHSFYEGTGALHPFEGETKPIDPEVGRKQGKYSWAKSPRYDVPGLGHIPLEAGPLARQMIAGGPDAAPHQDSDPLFVDIVKSIGPSVLVRQLARMHEAAKYYKWVRSWLDQLDLHDSFYTKPTEYPEGKGFGATEAARGALADWIVIENGKIANYQVITPTAWNIGPRDREEALGPIERAMVGARVTDPEDPVELAHVARSFDSCLVCTVHAYDGKTGRELSKFVINGMV, encoded by the coding sequence ATGGACCTTCAGGTGAGCCCGCTCGGCCGGGTCGAGGGCGACCTCGATGTACGGGTGACGCTGGAGGACGGCGTCGTCACCTCGGCGTGGACCGAGGCCTCGATGTTCCGGGGCTTCGAGATCATCCTCCGCGGCAAGGACCCCCAGGCCGGGCTGATCGTCTGCCCGCGCATCTGCGGCATCTGCGGCGGCAGCCACCTGTACAAGTCCGCGTACGCGCTCGACGTCGCCTGGCGGACCCACCTCCCGCACAACGCCACGCTCATCCGCAACATCTGCCAGGCCTGCGAGACCCTGCAGAGCATCCCGCGGTACTTCTACGCGCTCTTCGCCCCCGACCTCACCCACAAGAACTACGCGAACTCCCCGCTCTACGACGAGGCGGTCCGGCGGTTCGCCCCCTACGTGGGCACCAGCTACGGCCCCGGCGTGGTGCTCTCCCAGAAGCCGGTCGAGGTGTACGCCATCTTCGGCGGGCAGTGGCCGCACTCGAGCTTCATGGTCCCCGGCGGGGTGATGTGCGCGCCCACCCTCGCGGACGTCACCCGCTCGATCGCGATTCTCGAGCACTGGAAGGACAACTGGCTCGAGAAGCAGTGGCTGGGCTGCTCCATCGACCGCTGGCTGGAGAACCGCACCTGGGACGACGTGCTCGCCTGGGTGGAGGAGAACGAGTCCCACTACAACAGCGACTGCGGGTTCTTCATCCGCTACGCGGTCGACATCGGCCTCGACAAGTACGGCGCGGGCGTGGGCAACTACATCGCCACCGGCACCTACTTCGAGCCGTCGCTGTACGAGAACCCGACGATCGAGGGCCGGAACGCGGCGCTCATCGCCCGGTCCGGCGTCTACGCCAACGGGCAGTGGTACGAGTTCGACCAGGCCCGGATCCGGGAGGACGTCACCCACTCCTTCTACGAGGGCACGGGAGCGCTCCACCCGTTCGAGGGCGAGACCAAGCCGATCGACCCGGAGGTCGGGCGCAAGCAGGGCAAGTACAGCTGGGCGAAGTCGCCGCGGTACGACGTGCCCGGGCTCGGCCACATCCCGCTGGAGGCGGGCCCGCTCGCCCGGCAGATGATCGCCGGCGGCCCGGACGCGGCCCCGCACCAGGACAGCGACCCGCTCTTCGTCGACATCGTGAAGTCGATCGGCCCGTCGGTGCTGGTCCGCCAGCTCGCCCGGATGCACGAGGCGGCGAAGTACTACAAGTGGGTGCGCTCCTGGCTCGACCAGCTCGACCTGCACGACAGCTTCTACACCAAGCCCACCGAGTACCCGGAGGGCAAGGGCTTCGGGGCGACCGAGGCGGCGCGCGGCGCGCTCGCCGACTGGATCGTGATCGAGAATGGCAAGATCGCGAACTACCAGGTGATCACTCCGACCGCCTGGAACATCGGGCCGCGGGACCGCGAGGAGGCCCTGGGCCCCATCGAGCGCGCCATGGTCGGCGCCCGGGTCACCGACCCGGAGGACCCGGTGGAGCTGGCCCACGTGGCCCGCAGCTTCGACTCCTGCCTGGTGTGCACGGTGCACGCCTACGACGGCAAGACCGGTCGCGAGCTGAGCAAGTTCGTGATCAACGGGATGGTCTGA
- a CDS encoding D-sedoheptulose-7-phosphate isomerase → MSADGTGFLYPFLGAAERDADSLLADLARSAREKAAESAALQRATIAEFGELVEKAAAEMAPRFAAGGRLYTFGNGGSSTDAAILAGLFARPPEGRPLPSWSLAADQAVLTALGNDVGFDLVFSRQLIAHSGESDIALAMSTSGGSADLLRALEEAKRRGLLTIGFAGYDGGRFATEGYVDFCFVVRSQSVHRIQESQAVLGYLLWAAVQRRLAEGEGSDERR, encoded by the coding sequence ATGAGCGCGGACGGCACCGGTTTCCTCTACCCGTTCCTCGGGGCGGCGGAGCGGGACGCGGACTCGCTCCTGGCCGACCTGGCGCGCTCGGCGCGGGAGAAGGCCGCGGAGAGCGCGGCGCTGCAGCGGGCCACGATCGCCGAGTTCGGTGAGCTGGTCGAGAAGGCCGCGGCGGAGATGGCGCCGCGGTTCGCCGCCGGCGGCCGGCTGTACACCTTCGGCAACGGCGGCAGCTCCACCGACGCGGCGATCCTCGCCGGCCTGTTCGCCCGCCCGCCGGAGGGCAGGCCGCTGCCCTCCTGGTCGCTCGCGGCCGACCAGGCGGTGCTCACCGCGCTCGGCAACGACGTCGGCTTCGACCTGGTGTTCTCCCGGCAGCTCATCGCGCACTCCGGCGAGTCCGACATCGCGCTCGCCATGTCCACGAGCGGCGGCTCCGCCGACCTGCTGCGCGCGCTCGAGGAGGCGAAGCGCCGCGGGCTGCTCACCATCGGGTTCGCCGGGTACGACGGTGGCCGGTTCGCCACCGAGGGGTATGTCGATTTCTGCTTCGTGGTGCGGTCGCAGAGCGTGCACCGCATCCAGGAGTCCCAGGCCGTTCTCGGGTATCTGCTGTGGGCCGCGGTGCAGCGCCGCCTGGCCGAAGGGGAGGGATCGGATGAGCGTCGATGA
- a CDS encoding NifU family protein, translated as MSTTAQTTSITELAERVDEAARRVAGLDPEARKAAEELKEAVEAVHRAGLITIVRRMRADERARELLFELVDEPEVRMLFMLHGIIRPDPMTEASRVIDAIRPMVRSHGGDVELVRVEDGVAYVRLKGACTGCSAPAVALREGIEEALIERVPAITRVEVLPPEPSPVLIPLSAVRFGRDDGWVRAIPVEQVPDGRITPLHLTAKDGTEQEAIVVRLGDRFTAYVNECAHQAMPLDDALLDREAGTITCPWHGFSFDAESGECLSMPGAQLERLPLRIDDGHVWIKVGS; from the coding sequence ATGAGCACGACCGCGCAGACCACGAGCATCACCGAACTCGCCGAGCGGGTGGACGAGGCGGCGCGCCGGGTGGCCGGGCTCGACCCGGAGGCGCGGAAGGCCGCCGAGGAGCTCAAGGAGGCGGTGGAGGCCGTCCACCGCGCCGGGCTGATCACGATCGTGCGGCGCATGCGCGCCGACGAGCGGGCGCGCGAGCTGCTCTTCGAGCTCGTGGACGAGCCCGAGGTGCGCATGCTCTTCATGCTCCACGGCATCATCCGCCCGGATCCGATGACCGAGGCGTCCCGGGTGATCGACGCGATCCGGCCGATGGTGCGGTCCCACGGCGGCGACGTGGAGCTGGTCCGGGTCGAGGACGGGGTCGCGTACGTCCGGCTGAAGGGCGCCTGCACCGGCTGCTCGGCCCCTGCCGTGGCCCTGCGGGAGGGGATCGAGGAGGCGCTGATCGAGCGGGTGCCCGCGATCACCAGGGTCGAGGTGCTGCCCCCGGAGCCGTCGCCGGTGCTCATCCCGCTGAGCGCGGTGCGGTTCGGCCGGGACGATGGCTGGGTACGGGCCATACCGGTCGAGCAGGTCCCGGACGGCCGGATCACCCCCCTTCACCTGACCGCCAAGGACGGCACCGAGCAGGAGGCGATCGTGGTCCGGCTGGGCGACCGGTTCACCGCGTACGTCAACGAGTGCGCGCATCAGGCCATGCCGCTCGACGACGCGCTGCTCGACCGGGAGGCGGGCACGATCACCTGCCCCTGGCACGGGTTCAGCTTCGACGCGGAGTCCGGCGAGTGCCTGAGCATGCCCGGCGCGCAACTGGAACGGCTTCCGCTCCGCATCGACGACGGCCACGTGTGGATCAAGGTCGGCTCATGA
- a CDS encoding HypC/HybG/HupF family hydrogenase formation chaperone — MCLGIPGRIVEVWEERGTRMARADFAGETRKVCLAYLPDLQVGDYILMHAGFALTRLDEEDALATLELMRRYEVIDAAPAQEEAAPAREEAVTR, encoded by the coding sequence ATGTGTCTCGGCATTCCGGGAAGGATCGTCGAGGTCTGGGAGGAGCGCGGGACCAGGATGGCCCGCGCGGACTTCGCCGGGGAGACGCGGAAGGTGTGCCTGGCGTACCTGCCCGACCTCCAGGTCGGCGACTACATCCTCATGCACGCCGGGTTCGCGCTCACCCGGCTCGATGAGGAGGACGCGCTCGCCACCCTGGAGCTGATGCGGCGGTACGAGGTCATCGACGCCGCCCCGGCCCAGGAGGAGGCCGCCCCGGCGCGGGAGGAGGCGGTGACCCGATGA
- a CDS encoding hydrogenase has translation MSSVLWLQGGACSGNTMSFLNADEPNVVDLITDFGLDLIWHPSLGAELGDNAQKLFWDCVEGRRPLDIFVFEGTVMRGPNGTGRYDMFAGRPMKDWVTDLAAAAQIVVAIGDCACWGGIPATEPNPTDSTGLQFHKRERGGFLGPDFRSKMGLPVINIPGCPAHPDWITQVIVALATGRAGDIALDELHRPQTFFKTFTQTGCTRVQFFEYKQSTPSFGEGTRTGCLFYEFGCRGPMTHSPCNRILWNRQSSKTRAGMPCLGCTEPEFPFFDLAPGTVFKTQKVSGVIPKEIPEGADHLTYMAHAAAAQIAAPQWSKEDMFVV, from the coding sequence ATGTCATCAGTGCTGTGGCTCCAGGGCGGGGCATGCAGCGGGAACACCATGTCGTTCCTGAACGCCGACGAGCCGAACGTCGTCGACCTGATCACCGACTTCGGGCTGGACCTGATCTGGCACCCGTCGCTCGGGGCGGAGCTCGGCGACAACGCGCAGAAGCTGTTCTGGGACTGCGTCGAGGGCCGGCGGCCCCTCGACATCTTCGTCTTCGAGGGCACCGTGATGCGAGGCCCGAACGGCACCGGCCGCTACGACATGTTCGCGGGCCGGCCCATGAAGGACTGGGTGACCGACCTGGCGGCCGCGGCCCAGATCGTGGTCGCGATCGGCGACTGCGCGTGCTGGGGCGGCATCCCGGCGACCGAGCCGAACCCCACCGACTCCACCGGCCTGCAGTTCCACAAGCGCGAGCGCGGCGGCTTCCTCGGCCCGGACTTCCGCTCCAAGATGGGGCTGCCCGTGATCAACATCCCCGGCTGCCCGGCGCACCCCGACTGGATCACGCAGGTGATCGTGGCGCTCGCCACCGGGCGCGCCGGCGACATCGCCCTCGACGAGCTGCACCGGCCGCAGACCTTCTTCAAGACGTTCACCCAGACCGGGTGCACCCGGGTTCAGTTCTTCGAGTACAAGCAGTCCACCCCCTCCTTCGGTGAGGGAACGCGCACCGGCTGCCTCTTCTACGAGTTCGGCTGCCGCGGCCCGATGACGCACTCGCCGTGCAACCGGATCCTGTGGAACCGGCAGTCCTCCAAGACCCGCGCCGGCATGCCCTGCCTGGGCTGCACCGAGCCGGAGTTCCCCTTCTTCGACCTCGCCCCCGGCACGGTGTTCAAGACCCAGAAGGTCAGCGGCGTGATCCCGAAGGAGATCCCCGAGGGCGCCGACCACCTCACCTACATGGCGCACGCGGCCGCGGCCCAGATCGCCGCCCCGCAGTGGTCCAAGGAAGACATGTTCGTCGTCTGA